One Longimicrobium sp. genomic window carries:
- the rsmB gene encoding 16S rRNA (cytosine(967)-C(5))-methyltransferase RsmB encodes MAAGRVTASRQAALAVLQRVRGGDLADRALDYEAQRLDPRDRGWTQELVYGTLRLRGRIDHMLGALVRDGLGSLDPEVLDVLRLGAYQLLEMESVPPYAAVSQSVELARSAGAARVAGLVNGVLQNLQRRRDSIRFPDFARDPAAHLETWGSHPRWLVERWIARWGADGARALVEADNRRPELYLRPLGVSVDDARARLGEAEIASEPVEFAPDSVRILPPATAAEALAAVPAVVQDPAAALVVRYAAVPAGATVLDLAAAPGGKALGMAERAARVAAADLSPRRIARVAQNAARIGWGGRIGPVVADGRNPPFRAADAVLLDAPCTGTGTFRRHPDGRWRVTPDDLAALAALQRELLEAAAPLVKPGGVLVYSTCSLEREENEERVEAFLAEHPEFEPRPEPGAVPADVVDAAGRLCVLPQRHGVDGAFAARLGRRG; translated from the coding sequence GTGGCCGCCGGCCGGGTCACCGCGTCGCGCCAGGCTGCGCTGGCCGTCCTCCAGCGCGTGCGCGGCGGCGACCTGGCCGACCGCGCGCTGGATTACGAGGCGCAGCGGCTCGATCCGCGCGACCGCGGGTGGACGCAGGAGCTCGTCTATGGCACCCTGCGGCTGCGCGGCCGCATCGACCACATGCTGGGCGCGCTGGTCCGCGACGGCCTGGGCTCGCTCGACCCCGAGGTGCTGGACGTGCTCCGCCTGGGCGCCTACCAGCTGCTGGAGATGGAGAGCGTGCCGCCGTACGCCGCCGTCTCGCAGTCCGTCGAGCTGGCGCGCTCCGCCGGCGCGGCGCGCGTGGCGGGGCTGGTGAACGGCGTGCTGCAGAACCTCCAGCGGCGGCGGGACTCGATCCGCTTCCCCGACTTCGCGCGCGACCCCGCGGCGCACCTGGAGACGTGGGGATCGCACCCGCGCTGGCTGGTGGAGCGGTGGATCGCCCGCTGGGGCGCGGACGGCGCGCGGGCGCTGGTCGAGGCCGACAACCGCCGCCCCGAGCTGTACCTCCGCCCGCTCGGCGTCTCGGTCGACGACGCCCGCGCGCGGCTGGGCGAGGCGGAGATCGCGTCCGAGCCGGTGGAGTTCGCGCCCGACTCGGTCCGCATCCTCCCGCCCGCGACGGCGGCGGAGGCGCTGGCGGCGGTTCCCGCGGTGGTGCAGGACCCCGCGGCCGCGCTCGTCGTCCGCTACGCCGCGGTCCCCGCGGGCGCGACGGTGCTCGACCTCGCCGCCGCACCGGGGGGGAAGGCGCTGGGGATGGCCGAGCGCGCGGCGCGCGTGGCGGCGGCGGACCTGTCGCCGCGGCGGATCGCGCGGGTGGCCCAGAACGCGGCGCGGATCGGCTGGGGCGGGCGCATCGGCCCCGTGGTGGCGGACGGGAGGAATCCCCCGTTCCGCGCGGCCGACGCGGTGCTGCTGGACGCGCCGTGCACGGGGACCGGCACCTTCCGCCGCCACCCCGACGGGCGCTGGCGGGTGACGCCCGACGACCTGGCCGCGCTGGCGGCGTTGCAGCGCGAGCTGCTGGAGGCCGCCGCGCCGCTGGTGAAGCCGGGCGGCGTGCTGGTGTATTCGACGTGCTCGCTGGAGCGCGAGGAGAACGAGGAGCGAGTGGAGGCTTTCCTGGCGGAGCACCCCGAGTTCGAGCCGAGGCCGGAGCCCGGCGCCGTCCCCGCGGACGTCGTCGACGCGGCCGGGCGGCTGTGCGTGCTGCCGCAGCGCCACGGCGTCGACGGCGCCTTCGCCGCTCGGCTGGGGAGGCGCGGGTGA
- a CDS encoding PASTA domain-containing protein — protein sequence MRSVIRPRQPARPGGRTVRQRVKAYFDERRLLKYIIYCGLGGFFLGYLFITILFFPGFGRSAIVTVPDVRGKPMSTARRELDRAGLEVQRGPTLNHPHIPAGRVLSQVPLPGQEAARGSAVRLIVSAGPDRRAIPSIAGMDRDEAIGLLQRMGFQVRLRTVQNMKEEGTILGMEPRAGAQVPMPGIVVLTLSAGPPKIVTPGVLGITQDEAAARLEAAGLRLGRITYDPASTAPLGDIVAQSPEAGDSIRMGGSVRITLSGVDPNPAPPPAPVDSAEATPDTIFLGEEQKAEPAPSPPPTPPPGDGAGKGTGAGTGG from the coding sequence GTGAGGTCGGTGATCCGCCCCAGGCAGCCCGCCCGGCCCGGCGGGCGCACGGTCCGCCAGCGGGTGAAGGCGTACTTCGACGAGCGCAGGCTGCTGAAGTACATCATCTACTGCGGCCTGGGCGGGTTCTTCCTCGGCTACCTCTTCATCACCATCCTCTTTTTCCCGGGCTTCGGGCGCTCGGCCATCGTCACCGTCCCCGACGTGCGCGGGAAGCCGATGTCCACCGCGCGGCGGGAGCTGGACCGTGCCGGGCTGGAGGTGCAGCGCGGGCCCACGCTGAACCATCCGCACATCCCCGCGGGGCGCGTGCTGAGCCAGGTGCCGCTCCCCGGGCAGGAGGCGGCGCGGGGGAGCGCGGTGCGGCTGATCGTGAGCGCCGGCCCGGACCGCCGCGCCATCCCCTCGATCGCGGGGATGGACAGGGACGAGGCGATCGGGCTGCTGCAGCGGATGGGGTTCCAGGTGCGGCTGCGCACCGTGCAGAACATGAAGGAAGAGGGAACGATCCTGGGGATGGAGCCGCGCGCCGGCGCGCAGGTGCCGATGCCGGGGATCGTGGTGCTGACGCTGAGCGCCGGCCCGCCGAAGATCGTCACCCCGGGCGTGCTGGGGATCACGCAGGACGAGGCGGCGGCGCGGCTCGAGGCGGCGGGGCTCAGGCTCGGCCGGATCACGTACGACCCCGCCTCCACCGCGCCGCTGGGCGACATCGTGGCGCAGAGCCCGGAGGCGGGCGACAGCATCCGGATGGGCGGATCGGTGCGGATCACGCTCTCGGGCGTGGACCCGAACCCCGCCCCGCCCCCCGCGCCCGTCGACTCCGCGGAGGCGACGCCCGACACCATCTTCCTGGGCGAAGAGCAGAAGGCCGAGCCGGCACCCTCCCCACCGCCCACCCCGCCGCCGGGCGACGGGGCGGGGAAGGGGACGGGCGCGGGTACGGGAGGGTAG
- a CDS encoding TlpA disulfide reductase family protein has product MSNSNRRQWIIVGAVVALLAVLVGVGWMARGRFLPVEVGSSAPEVHATDLRGRPVKLSDLRGQVVLLNIWATWCGPCRQEMPSMERLYTQLRGEGLKIIAVSIDAGEGQVDPDGHAGGDVAGFVSDYGLTFDIWRDPSARIGRDYRTTGVPESFLVDRDGRIVKKVIGATEWDDPANVDLIRRLLKG; this is encoded by the coding sequence ATGAGCAACAGCAATCGCCGGCAGTGGATCATCGTGGGGGCCGTGGTGGCCCTGCTGGCCGTGCTCGTGGGCGTCGGCTGGATGGCGCGCGGCCGCTTCCTCCCCGTGGAGGTGGGCTCGTCCGCGCCCGAGGTGCACGCCACCGACCTCCGCGGCCGCCCCGTCAAGCTGAGCGACCTGCGCGGCCAGGTGGTGCTGCTGAACATCTGGGCCACCTGGTGCGGCCCCTGCCGCCAGGAGATGCCGTCGATGGAGCGCCTCTACACGCAGCTGCGCGGCGAGGGGCTGAAGATCATCGCCGTCAGCATCGACGCGGGCGAGGGGCAGGTCGATCCCGACGGCCACGCCGGCGGCGACGTGGCGGGCTTCGTGAGCGACTACGGGCTGACGTTCGACATCTGGCGCGATCCCTCGGCCCGGATCGGGCGCGACTACCGCACCACCGGGGTGCCCGAGAGCTTCCTGGTGGACCGCGACGGGAGGATCGTGAAGAAGGTGATCGGGGCCACGGAATGGGACGACCCGGCCAACGTGGACCTCATCCGCCGGCTGCTGAAGGGGTGA